In Cupriavidus basilensis, the following proteins share a genomic window:
- a CDS encoding sensor histidine kinase translates to MLAQIQRSCGESAMRLRRVLAREVHLDIRQPAQVKRIRLLGWLAFTGYPAFYLIWKFWFPQPYESLALRLVAMVMCLPLIVSRDLRDKKWLPVHFLATLTYSLSFFFVYMYLMNHGNLVWSQSLVIAVIILFNFSGWLGGATSLVVGTALAWLVYNYVTPPPAAMLEVNWPMELPIIGFTICTIAVLKIDQRILIQEKLDGMAIALGTVAHELRTPIRSIGSTALGMGRYLPGLIRFYEENETPENSLHLPRAHFGLLKDALPRIQLEVDRMNHGIDVLLVNARAKALHGPSEVFLLGQAVEEAISRYPFEASQRELVRVDLEEDFLVHADQKLMVMVLFNLIKNALHALARAGHGDIRLRLERGTRRNRLIFRDTGTGVPERELPSIFKRFHTYPRNEGTGIGLAFCRETLEAWDGRIHCSSVEHEYTEFVLEFPLAKPHPEGDSPAS, encoded by the coding sequence ATGCTTGCCCAGATTCAACGCAGTTGCGGTGAAAGCGCGATGCGCCTGCGCCGGGTGCTTGCCAGGGAAGTCCATCTCGACATCCGCCAGCCGGCCCAGGTCAAGCGCATCCGCCTGCTGGGGTGGCTCGCCTTTACGGGCTACCCGGCGTTCTACCTGATCTGGAAATTCTGGTTTCCCCAGCCTTACGAGAGCCTGGCCCTGCGGCTGGTGGCCATGGTCATGTGCCTGCCGCTGATCGTCTCGCGCGATCTGCGTGACAAAAAATGGCTTCCTGTGCATTTTTTGGCGACCCTGACGTACAGCCTGTCGTTTTTCTTCGTCTACATGTATTTGATGAATCACGGCAACCTGGTGTGGTCCCAGTCGCTAGTGATCGCCGTCATCATCCTGTTCAACTTCAGCGGCTGGCTGGGTGGCGCCACCTCCCTTGTGGTGGGGACGGCCCTGGCGTGGCTGGTCTACAACTACGTGACGCCGCCGCCGGCCGCGATGCTGGAGGTGAACTGGCCGATGGAGTTGCCGATCATCGGTTTCACCATCTGCACCATTGCCGTGCTGAAGATCGACCAGCGCATCCTGATCCAGGAAAAGCTGGACGGCATGGCGATTGCGCTGGGCACGGTGGCCCATGAGTTGCGCACGCCGATCCGCAGCATCGGCTCCACGGCGCTCGGCATGGGCCGGTATCTGCCGGGCCTGATCCGTTTCTATGAGGAAAACGAGACGCCGGAGAACTCACTGCACCTGCCGCGAGCCCATTTTGGCCTGCTCAAGGATGCGCTGCCGCGGATCCAGCTGGAGGTCGACCGCATGAACCACGGCATCGACGTGCTGCTGGTCAATGCGCGCGCCAAGGCCCTGCACGGGCCCAGCGAGGTTTTCCTGCTCGGCCAGGCCGTGGAGGAAGCGATTTCCCGCTACCCCTTCGAAGCCAGCCAGCGGGAACTGGTGCGCGTGGATCTGGAAGAGGATTTCCTGGTCCACGCGGACCAGAAGCTGATGGTCATGGTGCTGTTCAACCTGATCAAGAACGCGCTGCACGCGCTGGCGCGGGCAGGGCACGGCGATATCCGGCTTCGGCTGGAGCGCGGCACCCGGCGCAACCGGCTGATCTTTCGCGATACCGGCACCGGCGTGCCGGAGCGCGAGCTGCCGTCCATCTTCAAGCGTTTCCACACCTACCCGCGCAACGAGGGAACCGGCATCGGCCTGGCCTTTTGCCGAGAGACGCTCGAGGCCTGGGACGGGCGCATCCATTGCAGCTCGGTTGAACACGAGTACACGGAGTTCGTCCTCGAGTTCCCGCTTGCCAAGCCGCACCCGGAGGGCGACAGCCCGGCAAGCTGA
- the cqsA gene encoding alpha-hydroxyketone-type quorum-sensing autoinducer synthase, with protein sequence MSNMDSGCLQASRTSHQAAATVAAWPDFVTTRVAGHEVERVQKRWGGSHLLHGRQPGPDAVHFSSNDYLCLLGEDKLVRAQTAAMRGPESELLMSAVFQYGDNPTARLERKLAQFSGAEDSILCQSGWVANVGLLQSIANERTPVYLDMLAHMSLWEGAHAARARAVPFMHNDAEHAERQIRKEGPGIIVVDSVYSTNGSLCPLTDFVEVAERTGSVIVVDESHSLGTHGPGGAGLVAQLGLSKRVHFQTASLAKAFGGRAGLVTCPSSFKGYFAAESRPAIFSSGLLSHELAWFDAAADFIVGANDRRRQLHAVSAQVREALSGLGYNVSAGSEQIIALESGTEEQTLVLRNALQSRGIFGAVFCAPATARDRALMRLTMHAHLTAVEIERLIQVCAEIRDEVNLAGWRSTQRKPRTPVARPPMAMQTTLQASLEALHGTA encoded by the coding sequence ATGAGCAATATGGATTCGGGTTGCCTGCAAGCTAGCCGTACGTCGCACCAGGCCGCCGCCACGGTGGCTGCCTGGCCGGATTTTGTCACCACGCGGGTGGCGGGCCACGAGGTGGAACGCGTACAGAAGCGCTGGGGCGGCAGCCACTTGCTGCACGGCCGGCAACCCGGGCCCGACGCCGTGCATTTCTCCAGCAACGACTATCTTTGCCTGCTCGGCGAAGACAAGCTGGTGCGCGCGCAGACGGCCGCCATGCGCGGGCCGGAGAGCGAGTTGCTGATGTCGGCCGTGTTCCAGTATGGCGACAACCCCACCGCCCGGCTGGAGCGCAAGCTGGCGCAGTTCAGCGGCGCCGAGGACAGCATCCTCTGCCAGTCGGGCTGGGTGGCCAATGTGGGCCTGCTGCAGAGCATCGCCAACGAGCGCACGCCGGTCTACCTGGACATGCTGGCCCATATGTCGCTATGGGAAGGCGCCCACGCGGCGCGCGCCCGCGCCGTGCCGTTCATGCACAACGACGCGGAGCACGCCGAGCGCCAGATCCGCAAGGAGGGCCCCGGCATCATCGTGGTGGATTCTGTCTACAGCACCAACGGCAGCCTGTGCCCGCTGACCGATTTCGTGGAAGTCGCGGAGCGTACCGGTAGTGTGATCGTAGTGGATGAGTCACATTCTCTCGGCACGCATGGCCCCGGCGGCGCAGGCCTGGTGGCGCAGCTCGGACTGTCGAAGCGGGTCCACTTCCAGACGGCCAGCCTGGCCAAGGCGTTTGGCGGCCGCGCGGGGCTGGTGACGTGCCCGTCGTCGTTCAAGGGGTACTTCGCCGCGGAATCGCGCCCGGCCATTTTCAGCTCAGGGCTGCTCAGCCACGAACTGGCCTGGTTCGACGCCGCAGCGGATTTCATCGTCGGGGCGAACGATCGCCGCAGGCAATTGCATGCAGTATCGGCTCAGGTGCGCGAAGCGCTGTCCGGGCTGGGCTACAACGTCTCGGCGGGATCCGAGCAGATCATCGCGCTGGAGTCTGGCACCGAGGAGCAGACGCTGGTGCTGCGCAATGCCTTGCAGTCACGCGGGATCTTTGGTGCCGTGTTCTGCGCGCCGGCCACCGCGCGGGACCGCGCGCTGATGCGGCTGACCATGCATGCCCATCTCACCGCCGTGGAAATCGAGCGCCTGATCCAGGTCTGCGCGGAAATCCGCGATGAGGTGAACCTGGCCGGCTGGCGTTCCACGCAGCGCAAGCCGCGCACGCCGGTGGCGCGCCCGCCGATGGCCATGCAGACCACGCTGCAAGCCAGCCTCGAAGCGCTGCACGGCACGGCCTGA
- a CDS encoding AraC family transcriptional regulator, producing the protein MRNARIDDYDHVPRPVVAIGTDYPKGYRLPCHAHRRAQLLYGATGVMHVSTRDGNWIVPPQRAVWIPPGMVHEVTMLGVSTRSLYIEPGAVPGPGDTCQVVGISALMRQLLIGAVEMPAHYDPDGRDGALVALLLYEIAGMTALPLHIPLPRDARLAPLCHAFVRHPDTHDSPQRWALSLHMSSRTFSRFFREQTGMAFSAWRQRACVVLALSRLAAGDAVTRIALDFGYDSPAAFSTMFRRVLGHAPTEYLHQGMASPRAAGEPLAAALPPAGLPADALARR; encoded by the coding sequence ATGCGCAACGCCCGCATCGACGACTACGACCACGTGCCCAGGCCCGTGGTCGCGATCGGCACCGACTATCCCAAGGGCTACCGGCTGCCGTGCCATGCCCATCGCCGCGCGCAGCTGCTCTATGGCGCCACGGGTGTGATGCATGTGTCGACGCGCGATGGCAACTGGATCGTTCCGCCGCAGCGCGCGGTCTGGATTCCGCCGGGGATGGTGCATGAGGTCACGATGCTGGGCGTCAGCACGCGCAGCCTGTATATCGAGCCCGGCGCCGTGCCGGGGCCGGGCGATACGTGCCAGGTGGTGGGGATATCCGCCCTGATGCGGCAGTTGCTGATTGGCGCGGTGGAGATGCCGGCGCACTACGATCCCGATGGCCGGGACGGCGCGCTGGTCGCCCTGCTGCTGTATGAGATCGCGGGCATGACGGCGCTGCCCTTGCATATTCCGCTGCCGCGCGATGCGCGGCTCGCGCCGCTTTGCCACGCCTTTGTCCGGCACCCCGACACGCATGATTCGCCGCAACGCTGGGCCCTGTCGCTGCATATGAGCAGCCGGACCTTCAGCCGGTTTTTCCGCGAGCAGACCGGCATGGCGTTCTCGGCATGGCGCCAGCGCGCCTGCGTGGTCCTGGCCTTGTCGCGGCTGGCCGCCGGCGACGCCGTCACGCGCATTGCCCTGGATTTCGGCTACGACAGCCCGGCGGCCTTCTCGACCATGTTCCGCCGCGTGCTAGGCCACGCCCCCACAGAATATTTGCACCAAGGCATGGCCAGCCCGCGCGCTGCCGGCGAGCCGCTGGCCGCCGCATTGCCGCCTGCCGGCTTGCCCGCCGACGCCTTGGCCCGCCGCTAG
- a CDS encoding sulfite exporter TauE/SafE family protein yields the protein MLYLLFVLFGCLTGLTTVLFGFGGGFVVVPLLYRALSAADAHGPGQSAMHIAVATSTAVMILSASLATRKHRLAGNILWPYVWPLAGFIGLGAIMGAGAAALASSDVIRLAFVAYLGVTLLDCLARRGFLARAGQYSPQRLGQARTVAGGLAIGAVATFLGVGGSVMTVPLLRRRGLSMVQATAMANPLSLPVAVPGTLAYVAMAWYQPVALGRGYLGYIDLAAFGLLSIGALAGIRLAAPLAGRIPDRMHARVYLGLLALVMVSMMFK from the coding sequence ATGCTCTATCTCCTTTTTGTCCTGTTCGGCTGCCTGACTGGCCTGACTACCGTCTTGTTCGGCTTCGGCGGCGGGTTTGTGGTGGTGCCTTTGCTTTACCGCGCATTGAGCGCCGCCGACGCGCATGGGCCAGGCCAGTCCGCCATGCATATCGCCGTGGCGACCTCAACGGCGGTGATGATCCTGAGCGCCTCGCTCGCCACGCGCAAGCATCGCCTGGCGGGCAACATCCTGTGGCCCTATGTGTGGCCGCTGGCGGGATTCATCGGGTTGGGTGCCATCATGGGCGCCGGCGCCGCCGCGCTGGCGAGCAGCGACGTGATTCGCCTGGCCTTTGTGGCCTACCTTGGCGTCACGCTGCTCGATTGCCTGGCACGGCGCGGATTTCTCGCGCGCGCCGGGCAGTACTCACCGCAGCGCCTCGGGCAGGCACGGACGGTGGCGGGCGGCCTGGCGATCGGCGCGGTCGCCACGTTCCTCGGCGTGGGGGGCAGCGTCATGACCGTGCCCCTGCTGCGCCGCCGCGGGCTGAGCATGGTGCAAGCTACGGCGATGGCGAACCCCTTGAGCCTGCCGGTTGCCGTGCCGGGCACCCTGGCTTACGTGGCCATGGCGTGGTACCAGCCGGTGGCGCTGGGCCGCGGTTACCTGGGGTACATCGACCTCGCCGCGTTCGGCCTGCTATCGATCGGTGCCCTGGCTGGCATCCGCCTTGCCGCCCCGCTGGCCGGGCGCATCCCCGACCGCATGCATGCGCGCGTCTATCTCGGCCTGCTGGCCCTGGTGATGGTCAGCATGATGTTCAAGTAA
- a CDS encoding sensor domain-containing diguanylate cyclase — protein MTPPPIPANEQLRLDTLRALNILDTSAEERFDRLTRLARRLFGVPIALVSLVDANRQWFKSCIGLSSTESSREISFCGHAILDDGILMVPDALLDERFHDNPLVVDEPGIRFYAGCPLSVANGSKLGTLCLIDVQPREFGEEDRALLRDLAHMAEQELAALQLATMDELTLLSNRRGFSALAQHALNVCKRLDKPATLLFFDLDGFKGINDRFGHAEGDRALSVFASQLRQSLRDCDVIGRLGGDEFVALLTSTDAALCQATLARLKMAMDAINEQAARGYEIAFSVGSVEFDAARHDGTAALLAEADAAMYANKASRKASQR, from the coding sequence ATGACGCCGCCTCCGATCCCCGCCAACGAACAGCTTCGGCTGGATACGCTGCGCGCCCTGAATATCCTCGACACCTCGGCGGAAGAGCGCTTCGACCGCCTGACCCGGCTGGCGCGGCGCTTGTTTGGCGTGCCCATCGCGCTGGTCAGCCTGGTGGACGCTAACCGCCAGTGGTTCAAGTCCTGCATTGGCTTGTCTTCCACCGAGTCTTCTCGCGAGATCTCGTTCTGCGGGCACGCGATCCTCGACGACGGCATCCTGATGGTGCCCGACGCGCTGCTCGACGAACGCTTTCACGACAACCCGCTGGTGGTCGACGAGCCCGGCATCCGCTTTTATGCGGGCTGTCCTTTATCGGTGGCCAACGGCAGCAAGCTGGGTACGCTGTGCCTGATCGATGTGCAGCCCCGCGAGTTTGGCGAGGAGGACCGCGCCTTGTTGCGCGACCTGGCTCACATGGCCGAGCAGGAGTTGGCCGCGCTGCAACTGGCCACCATGGACGAGCTGACGCTGTTGTCCAATCGCCGCGGCTTCTCGGCGCTGGCGCAACACGCGCTCAATGTGTGCAAGCGGCTGGACAAGCCCGCCACGCTGCTGTTCTTCGACCTGGATGGTTTCAAAGGCATCAACGACCGCTTCGGCCATGCCGAGGGCGACCGCGCCCTGTCGGTCTTTGCCTCGCAGTTGCGCCAGTCGCTGCGTGACTGCGATGTGATCGGCCGCCTGGGCGGCGATGAGTTCGTGGCGCTGCTGACCAGCACCGACGCCGCGCTGTGCCAGGCCACGCTGGCGCGCTTGAAGATGGCCATGGATGCGATCAACGAGCAGGCCGCGCGAGGCTATGAGATCGCGTTCAGCGTCGGCTCCGTCGAGTTCGACGCGGCGCGCCACGATGGCACCGCCGCGCTGCTGGCCGAGGCCGACGCGGCCATGTATGCCAACAAGGCATCCCGCAAGGCAAGCCAGCGCTAA
- a CDS encoding NAD(P)-binding domain-containing protein → MRVANSSAIEGVRAFAREIGAEPRDVHGAITGADVVVLAIPLPAMREPLAAAIPGVATMKRDQLPEHFAKLGPNASHADVVAMNRRVNSVVG, encoded by the coding sequence GTGCGCGTCGCAAATTCGAGCGCTATTGAAGGTGTGCGCGCGTTTGCCCGCGAGATCGGAGCAGAACCAAGGGATGTACACGGAGCCATCACTGGCGCCGACGTCGTCGTCCTGGCCATTCCTCTGCCGGCAATGCGCGAGCCGCTCGCTGCGGCAATCCCTGGCGTTGCCACCATGAAGCGGGACCAATTGCCAGAGCACTTCGCAAAGTTGGGGCCGAATGCCAGCCATGCCGATGTCGTGGCTATGAACCGTAGGGTGAATTCCGTTGTCGGGTAA